A region of Pseudomonas sp. Marseille-Q3773 DNA encodes the following proteins:
- the rraA gene encoding ribonuclease E activity regulator RraA — protein sequence MIKTTDLCDEHGAQARVLAPVFTDLGGKADFQGRAVTVKCFEDNSRIKELSGQAGKGRVLVIDGGGSDRCALFGDHVAQDLVRNGWGGVLVYGYVRDKAVLKGLPMAIKALGVTPVKSVKRNEGQVGLPVTFAGQTIVDGDLLYADDDGVLVLNASLG from the coding sequence ATGATCAAAACAACCGATCTGTGCGACGAACATGGCGCTCAAGCACGCGTGCTGGCGCCCGTGTTCACGGACCTGGGTGGCAAAGCTGATTTCCAGGGGCGGGCCGTGACCGTCAAATGCTTCGAGGACAACTCACGTATCAAGGAATTGAGCGGTCAAGCGGGAAAAGGAAGGGTGCTGGTAATCGATGGCGGCGGCAGTGATCGTTGCGCGCTGTTCGGTGATCACGTTGCACAAGACCTGGTGCGCAATGGCTGGGGTGGGGTGCTGGTGTATGGCTATGTGCGCGACAAGGCGGTGCTCAAAGGGCTGCCCATGGCGATCAAGGCACTGGGGGTGACACCGGTCAAGTCGGTCAAGCGCAACGAAGGCCAAGTGGGACTGCCCGTTACCTTCGCTGGGCAGACCATCGTCGACGGCGATCTGTTATACGCCGACGACGATGGCGTATTGGTGCTCAATGCATCGCTCGGCTAA
- a CDS encoding isocitrate/isopropylmalate dehydrogenase family protein, with the protein MRILVLPCDGIGPEIVESSMAALHAANHKFDLGLAFDYDDVGFVSLEKYGTTLRDEVLEKAKTYDGIILGTQSHADYPAPEKGGRNVSAGFRIGLDLYANVRPARTRAFLESNMKPGKSMDLVIMREATEGFYPDRNMSRGWGEVMPSPDMALSTRKITRHCSERIARRAFELAMKRNRKVTAIHKANSFHMTDGLFLECVRNVAKDFPEVQLDDLLVDASTAHLVRSPERFDVLVATNFYGDIISDLASELSGSLGLAGSMMASDIHCCAQAQHGSAPDIAGQDKANPVSMILSVAMLLQWMGEHHGKPALFEAGTAMEQAVDVVLEDPAKRTADLGGQLGCKAFGEAVAQVIAG; encoded by the coding sequence ATGCGAATTCTGGTTCTTCCCTGCGACGGTATCGGCCCTGAGATCGTCGAGTCTTCGATGGCGGCGCTGCACGCCGCCAACCACAAGTTCGATCTGGGCCTGGCGTTCGACTATGACGACGTCGGCTTCGTAAGCCTGGAAAAGTACGGCACTACCCTGCGCGATGAGGTGCTGGAAAAGGCCAAGACCTATGACGGCATCATCCTTGGCACCCAGTCCCACGCCGACTATCCGGCACCGGAAAAAGGTGGGCGTAACGTATCTGCAGGTTTCCGCATCGGCCTTGATCTTTACGCCAACGTGCGCCCGGCGCGCACTCGCGCCTTCCTTGAATCGAACATGAAACCTGGCAAGAGCATGGACTTGGTGATCATGCGCGAGGCCACTGAAGGTTTTTACCCGGACCGCAACATGTCGCGCGGCTGGGGTGAAGTAATGCCATCGCCAGACATGGCTTTGTCAACCCGCAAGATCACTCGCCACTGCAGCGAGCGCATCGCCCGCCGCGCATTCGAATTGGCGATGAAGCGCAACCGCAAGGTCACCGCGATCCACAAGGCCAACAGCTTCCACATGACCGACGGCCTGTTCCTGGAATGCGTACGCAATGTCGCCAAGGACTTCCCGGAAGTGCAACTGGACGACCTGCTGGTCGACGCTTCCACCGCCCACCTGGTGCGCAGCCCCGAGCGGTTTGACGTACTGGTGGCGACCAACTTCTACGGCGACATCATCAGCGACCTGGCCAGTGAACTGTCCGGCAGCCTCGGCCTCGCTGGCTCGATGATGGCCAGCGACATCCACTGCTGCGCTCAGGCCCAGCACGGTTCGGCGCCGGACATCGCTGGCCAGGACAAGGCCAACCCTGTGTCGATGATCCTGTCGGTGGCCATGCTGCTGCAATGGATGGGCGAACACCACGGCAAGCCAGCCCTGTTCGAGGCCGGCACAGCCATGGAGCAAGCCGTGGACGTGGTGCTTGAGGACCCAGCCAAACGCACTGCCGACCTCGGCGGCCAACTGGGCTGCAAGGCCTTCGGCGAAGCGGTTGCCCAAGTGATCGCAGGCTGA
- the otnK gene encoding 3-oxo-tetronate kinase translates to MSQPLLGCIADDFTGGTDLASMLVRGGMRTLQVIGVPEGLIDADVDAVVIALKTRTLPAAQAVEESLAALAWLKAAGCRQYFFKYCSTFDSTAQGNIGPVADALLDALGAPFALACPAFPENQRTLFKGYLFVGDTLLSESGMRHHPLTPMTDANLVRVLQQQTPHKVGLVEHTAVSQGSAAVREAFAEVEASGCRYAIVDAVSNTDLMVIGEAASEQLLVTGGSGVALGLPDNFKRAGLLPEAACASELENVEGWQAVLAGSCSVATNGQVAHWRDSGRPSFAIDPLRLADGEDLVSAALAWAQALLTNGPVLVYASAPPESVKAVQAKLGVEAAGEMVERALSQIAAGLLELGVRTFVVAGGETSGAVVKALGVEALRIGASIAPGVPWTLGQGPTRVALALKSGNFGGPDFFTQALEVAP, encoded by the coding sequence GTGAGCCAACCGTTACTGGGCTGCATTGCAGACGACTTCACCGGTGGCACCGACCTCGCCAGTATGCTGGTGCGCGGCGGCATGCGCACGCTGCAGGTGATCGGTGTGCCTGAAGGCCTCATCGACGCCGATGTCGATGCCGTGGTCATTGCCCTCAAGACCCGCACCCTGCCCGCCGCACAGGCGGTCGAAGAATCCCTTGCCGCGCTGGCCTGGCTCAAGGCAGCAGGTTGCCGGCAATACTTCTTCAAATACTGCTCGACCTTCGATTCTACCGCACAGGGCAATATCGGCCCCGTGGCCGATGCGTTGCTCGATGCGCTGGGGGCACCCTTCGCGTTGGCCTGCCCGGCCTTCCCGGAAAACCAGCGGACCTTGTTCAAAGGTTATCTGTTCGTCGGCGACACCCTGCTGAGCGAGTCCGGGATGCGCCACCACCCACTCACACCGATGACCGACGCCAACCTGGTGCGCGTGCTGCAGCAGCAGACGCCACACAAGGTCGGCCTGGTCGAACACACAGCCGTCAGCCAGGGCAGCGCAGCAGTGCGTGAGGCGTTTGCCGAGGTTGAGGCCAGTGGTTGCCGTTACGCCATTGTCGATGCGGTCAGCAACACTGACCTTATGGTGATTGGCGAAGCTGCCAGCGAGCAGTTGCTCGTCACCGGCGGCTCCGGAGTTGCCTTGGGCCTGCCGGACAACTTCAAGCGCGCTGGCCTGCTGCCGGAAGCGGCCTGCGCCTCCGAGCTGGAAAACGTGGAGGGATGGCAAGCCGTGTTGGCCGGCAGCTGCTCTGTCGCCACCAACGGGCAAGTCGCCCATTGGCGCGACAGCGGCCGGCCAAGCTTCGCCATCGACCCGCTGCGCCTGGCCGACGGAGAAGACCTGGTCAGCGCAGCCTTGGCGTGGGCGCAAGCACTGCTGACAAACGGACCGGTGCTGGTGTATGCCAGCGCGCCTCCAGAGTCGGTTAAGGCCGTGCAAGCGAAGCTGGGTGTGGAAGCAGCTGGCGAGATGGTCGAGCGTGCGCTTTCTCAAATTGCTGCCGGCTTGCTCGAACTCGGCGTACGCACCTTTGTCGTGGCCGGCGGCGAAACCTCCGGCGCGGTGGTCAAGGCGCTAGGTGTCGAAGCGCTGCGCATTGGTGCCTCGATCGCGCCGGGCGTGCCATGGACGCTTGGCCAAGGGCCGACCCGCGTGGCACTGGCGCTCAAATCCGGGAACTTCGGCGGGCCCGACTTCTTCACCCAGGCTCTGGAGGTCGCGCCATGA
- the otnC gene encoding 3-oxo-tetronate 4-phosphate decarboxylase, whose amino-acid sequence MNENKQREEIVLLGKSMYDRGLTHGGTGNISVRLDDGWLLTPTGSSLGRLDPARLTKLDRDGRHISGDKPSKELMLHLAMYQERPTSGAVVHLHSTHSVAVSVLDGLDPNDLLPAITAYYAMRVGKLPLVPYYAPGDPALAEAVRAFSGKHHAMLLAHHGPVVAGSDLHAAVDATEELEATAQLFLLIFQHKFRTLTPEQIADLRRRYPM is encoded by the coding sequence ATGAACGAAAACAAGCAGCGCGAAGAGATCGTACTGCTGGGCAAGTCGATGTACGACCGTGGCCTGACCCATGGCGGCACCGGCAACATCAGCGTCCGCCTGGACGATGGCTGGCTGCTCACACCAACCGGTTCATCGCTGGGCAGGCTGGACCCGGCGCGGCTGACCAAGCTTGACCGGGATGGCCGCCACATCAGTGGCGACAAGCCGTCCAAGGAGCTGATGCTGCACCTGGCCATGTACCAGGAGCGGCCAACCAGCGGCGCGGTGGTGCACCTGCATTCGACCCACTCTGTAGCGGTTTCGGTGCTTGATGGGCTGGACCCGAACGACTTGCTGCCTGCGATCACTGCCTATTACGCCATGCGCGTCGGCAAGCTGCCGCTGGTCCCGTACTATGCGCCGGGCGATCCGGCACTGGCCGAAGCAGTACGGGCGTTTTCCGGCAAGCACCACGCGATGCTGCTGGCGCACCATGGTCCCGTGGTGGCGGGCAGCGACCTGCATGCGGCCGTTGATGCGACAGAGGAGCTGGAGGCCACTGCGCAACTGTTTCTCCTGATTTTCCAGCACAAGTTCCGCACCTTGACGCCCGAGCAGATTGCCGACCTGCGTCGGCGTTATCCCATGTAA
- a CDS encoding AbrB family transcriptional regulator: protein MLKTLRAWWATPLVGIAGALAASAALWPLPWIIGSMLAVILVRCGGWAIAEIPNGRKSGQWLIATSIGLHFTPVVLQEIIAHFPLMLCAALLTLLLALAGITFMRRQGMDLTTAYFAFMPANFAEMIQLGIRYQANVSEIAAAHSIRLVLIVLSVPPAMFLFMHMSSGAVAARLPADWAWLAPMLAGGVLVALIWKRLRLPNPWMFGPMALCASVTAICDLHMSLPTELSQYGQLMIGCALGSYFDRGFFRRSPAYLVKVVVFSLSMIAATFSFAWGFATLSGSALLTLALGMMPGSTTEMYLTAEALNLGAGMVTAMQIMRLVVVMLCAEPLYKFWLCRSTPSERDSADQP from the coding sequence ATGCTGAAAACCCTCAGGGCCTGGTGGGCCACACCCTTAGTGGGCATCGCTGGCGCCCTGGCGGCCAGCGCCGCCCTCTGGCCGCTGCCGTGGATCATCGGGTCGATGCTCGCGGTTATCCTCGTACGTTGCGGTGGTTGGGCCATTGCTGAAATCCCCAACGGTCGCAAGTCTGGTCAATGGTTGATCGCTACCTCCATTGGCCTGCACTTTACCCCGGTGGTGCTTCAGGAAATCATTGCCCACTTCCCCTTGATGCTCTGCGCAGCCCTGCTCACGCTGCTGCTGGCCCTCGCCGGCATTACCTTCATGCGACGCCAGGGCATGGATCTGACCACGGCCTACTTCGCGTTCATGCCGGCCAACTTTGCCGAAATGATCCAGCTCGGCATCCGCTATCAGGCCAATGTCAGCGAAATCGCTGCGGCCCACAGTATTCGCTTGGTGCTGATCGTGCTAAGCGTGCCTCCGGCCATGTTCCTGTTCATGCACATGTCTTCCGGCGCAGTGGCGGCTCGCCTGCCGGCGGATTGGGCCTGGCTTGCGCCGATGCTCGCCGGTGGGGTACTGGTGGCACTGATCTGGAAACGGCTGAGGCTACCCAACCCGTGGATGTTCGGTCCGATGGCGCTGTGCGCAAGCGTGACGGCGATATGCGACCTGCACATGTCGCTGCCGACGGAACTGAGCCAGTACGGCCAGTTGATGATCGGCTGTGCACTCGGCAGCTATTTCGACCGTGGTTTCTTCCGGCGCTCGCCGGCTTACTTGGTGAAAGTGGTGGTTTTCAGCCTGTCGATGATCGCCGCCACGTTCTCCTTCGCCTGGGGCTTCGCCACGCTGTCGGGCTCGGCCTTGCTCACCTTGGCACTGGGGATGATGCCTGGCAGCACCACGGAAATGTACTTGACCGCCGAAGCACTCAACCTAGGTGCGGGCATGGTTACGGCGATGCAGATCATGCGCCTTGTGGTGGTGATGCTGTGCGCAGAGCCACTGTACAAGTTCTGGCTGTGCCGCAGCACGCCAAGTGAACGGGACAGCGCCGACCAGCCCTGA
- a CDS encoding GntR family transcriptional regulator: MASSTLVQRIVSEIRQKIQLGELSTGAHLSAQKVADQFQVSRSPAREALTVLAEQQLLEQIPNRGFFVLEAAQERMASIDEVNSLEEPPEYYQLSEDWLNDAIPAEVTEKYLRERYDLTKFQVIDILNRAAKVGWAEPKPGYGWRFLDVAKTPETLEQIYRVRSLIEPAALLESTFICDLDVLRRLKKEQSDMLAGGIDTLPADMLLKSGIRFHEELIKLSGNPLYLMMLRQLNNMRRLIEYRSMIDRKRLYTQCAEHLRMVELVEEGNNLEAAHLMKRHLSGSFARKSPILELRRAGDAPANPAFVVEI, from the coding sequence ATGGCATCGAGCACCTTAGTCCAGAGAATCGTTTCTGAAATCCGGCAAAAGATTCAGCTGGGCGAGCTGAGCACGGGCGCGCACCTCAGTGCCCAAAAAGTCGCTGATCAGTTTCAGGTGTCCCGCTCACCGGCCCGTGAAGCATTGACGGTGCTGGCCGAGCAGCAGTTGCTGGAGCAGATTCCCAATCGCGGCTTTTTCGTATTGGAAGCGGCGCAGGAGAGGATGGCCAGTATCGATGAGGTCAATTCGTTGGAAGAGCCTCCCGAGTACTACCAGCTTTCCGAAGACTGGCTGAACGATGCGATCCCCGCCGAGGTCACGGAGAAGTACCTGCGCGAGCGTTATGACCTGACCAAGTTCCAGGTCATAGACATCCTCAATCGCGCGGCCAAGGTCGGCTGGGCCGAGCCAAAACCCGGTTATGGCTGGCGCTTTCTGGATGTGGCAAAAACCCCGGAAACCCTCGAGCAGATCTACCGCGTGCGTTCGCTGATCGAGCCGGCGGCATTGCTGGAGAGCACCTTCATCTGTGATCTCGATGTGCTTAGGCGCCTGAAGAAGGAGCAGAGCGACATGCTGGCCGGCGGTATCGACACCTTGCCGGCGGACATGCTGCTCAAATCTGGCATTCGCTTCCATGAAGAGCTGATAAAGCTGTCGGGCAATCCGCTCTACCTGATGATGCTTCGTCAGCTGAACAACATGCGTCGGCTTATCGAATACCGCTCGATGATCGATCGTAAGCGCCTGTATACCCAGTGTGCGGAACACCTGCGCATGGTCGAGCTGGTCGAAGAAGGCAACAACCTCGAAGCGGCGCACTTGATGAAGCGCCATCTAAGTGGCTCTTTTGCCCGCAAGTCACCCATCCTCGAGTTGCGCCGTGCAGGCGATGCACCTGCAAACCCCGCGTTCGTCGTGGAAATCTGA